The Oscillospiraceae bacterium genome contains the following window.
GGTTGCGTTCTCCATTTCCCACGCATCGTAGCTAGACCAAAGCTGGAAACGCCAGACTTTTTTGCACTGTATGACAGTGTGGGTAACGTCGCGCATAAGTTTATCGACGTGCTGGAAACGTTGGGCTGAACCGTAAATGCTAATATAGCTATGCCGGCACGTTAGCAGGGTGTTGAGGAAATAGGCGTTAAAGTTATCTTTAAAACTGCGGCTGTTCATCTGCACCGACAGTTCATCCATTGCGACAATCGTTACTGTGAGAGTGTCGTTTGCATCGTCAATACTGCGATTGATTTTTGCCGCGTTGACTACTTGCGCGAGACTGTCTAGGTGTTCGTAGGGAATCGACAGGTCTACATTTGACAGCACCTTAATTTTCTGTGTGACAAACTTTTTACGGCGTTCACACCATACGATTTTATCATCATACCGATTATACAGGCCAATCACCTTATGAACGAGAGACAAGGTTTTACCGGAGCCGAAGTAACCGCAGTAAATATCGAGCGCACCAACAGGGCACTTATTCCAGCCCTTATGCAGAATATACCAGTACAAATCTTTAATGCAGTAATAGATATTTTTAACAGGGTGGAACACGATGCAACGCACAATGCGGGAAAGTGCCAGCGCGAAGCAGAACGCGATAATGAGCAAGTACACCATTAGAATTTACCTCGTCCAAACGTATGTACAAAATCCTTAATCATGCCGAAAACGAACAGAAATAAGGTCAGAGCGACAAGGATAGAAAGCAACCACGGAAACAATTCACCGAGGTTTTGCGGGGCGGTGGTACTGATGCCGAAGAACGTCAGCAGGTCGTAAAATAAAGATGCCATGTTTTCACCTCAAAAAATGAAGATTTTGATAGCCGCTACAAAGAACGCCAAACTAAAGGCAACAAAGGCTAAAAGGCCGATTGCTTCAATAGTGGAATACTCCTCAAACGGCTTTTCAAATGCGCTAGGCCCGGCAGTTTCAGCGGTAGCCTGTTGTGTAAGTATTTCAAGCTGATTGGAAATGCCCGAAATCTGGGTAGTGTAGTCGGGAGTAGGGTCTTGTGCAGGTACTTCATCGTCTACACCATTGGAGTCGTCAGAGGGCGCGACAGCCGCCGTCAGAGCGTCCACAGATTCTTGCAGCTTATCCAGCTTGTCATAAAGAGTAGGATCGTAGGTCTGAACGCCTTGCACCTGTGTTACCGGGTGTTCTTCCGCAGCAGGAACATCTTGCGATGATCCTGCTGCATCCTCGGGAGCAGTGTATTCTTCTGCACTGGCCCGGATGGTAAAGAGCAGCGAGAGCAGCACGAGCAGCGCGATAACGGCCAAGCAGAATTTGTTGAAATTATCCTTTAACATGAGCGCACCTCAAAACAGCAGTTGTTTTACAATCCAGATAACCAGCGTTGCGAACAGATACCAGATTGCAAAGTCGAAGATGCTAAACGAAGCACCATAGAAGTTGATTTTTAAGGAGAGCAATTCTCCAATTTTCTGCATAAATTCCATAAACATAGGGCGTCACTCCGTAAGAACTTTAATAATAGCCGAAACAGCGATACACAAACACAGCATCACGATATACACGGAATAGCTTGCGGGCAAGATAGCGAAAATGCCGCCGATGGTGTCGGCGAGAAATTTTAACACGCCTGCCAAACCAGAAAATACTTCTTCCCATCCTTGTTTTACCTCGTCTATAATGCTGGGCAGTTTGCCGCCGTACTCGTTAAAAGCGTCTTTTAGATCATCGCCAGATTGTGCAGTTTCGGCGGTGCTGAAATCTCCGTTGAGTACATCGTCACGACCAACGCCACCGGGGGCGGCATCCGCGAACACAGGCACGGCAGAGCATACCATACAGCAGAGCAGAGCCAGCAGGACTATTACTTTTTTCATGGTATCACCTACCTGTAATAAATTTGATTATGCGAATAACAGTAACGACAACCACGCCAGCACACAGCGCGAGAATACCGCTATTAGGCATCCACGGGAACAGCTTGAACAGCAGGGACAACAGCCAGAGGATAAAGCCGAAAATGCTGGTTAGAAGTTTCCACAGACCTTTAAGGATGGTTTCGACAATATCTTTTAAAAGGTCGGTTAGCCACTTAAAAGGATTCCAGCCGGAATCACTACTACCAGAGTTACCGCCGCCAGAATCACCGCCCGGCGTAGGTACTGTACCACCACCGGGGTTAGGTGTTGCGGTATGCGTGGGCGGTTCTGTAGGCGAGGGTGTTTCCGTAGGTTCAGGACTGGGCGAGGGTGTAGGTTCTTCAACGATTGTACCGCCGTCCTCGTACTTGGTAATTTTGTCGTTTTTCAGTTTTAAGGTTACATCCTTGGCGGTATCGAAGTCGCTACCATCTGCCTTGCAGAACTCGAAAATGTACTCACCTGTTGCGTTAAACAGGAAGTTGTTTATAGTGCTGTGCCAGTTGGAACTATTCACACCTGTTAGGGTTTGGCTTGCTTCATCCCACGACCATACGCGCCAGTATACACCATCCGGCACAGATACGGTATACTGTCCGTTGGCTATGGGTATCTGTGTAGTGGAAATGTACTTTTTGTTGTCTACCCACGGCAATTTAGTATCGGTGTCTACCTCGGTCTTTTTGAGAGCGTAGTAGGCATCATAGCGGCGGTTATTCAGAACGTAGTAATGAAGCGTCCAGTCTGCCGCGTCAGTGTCGGACGGATGACGACCAACGCCACCGCCACGAGTAGCACCGCCGCCCGGTGTCCATGTAGGTGCAGGAGTGGGAGAGGGTGACGGTGCGTTATAGGTTATGTAGTAGTAATTCTTCGTGGTCTGGTCGTAGGTATAGTATTGCTTGGTCTCGTTATTGTAGATAATGGGATTGGTGCTGATATTGGTTACAGTTTCGTTCTTTTCGTTGATGGTGGTGTACTGGGGGTAGATGTAGGTTAGATTGTTAGAGTTGTCTACGTAGATATTGCCGTTCCATGTCTGGGAGTAATTGTTATTATTGATGGTGATATTATTAATGGTGGTAATGCTGGAAGCATCCAGAGGGTCGCAATAAACGGTGATGGGATACATCTGATAACGGTACGGCCCGCCACTAAATTGGTTAATAAATTTGAAATAAAAATAAAATGTTTGATTAGTATTCGCACCGATTTGATAGTTACGTGTGCTGCTAAGCTCGGCCGTTTGCTCGTATGTTTTCCAAGCTGTCTCAATAATTTTTACAGATGTATGCAAATAAGTACCTGCTGCAAGATAGTAATTTCCAGCAACAGGCGCAACCGCCTTATACACAGAAAACGGGCAATTATATTTGCCAAGCCCTTGATAGGTTAATACAGTGGATTTTAGCTCATCTCCGGAGCCAGTGGAGCCAAAAAGAACGGACTTGCCATATACGATTTCCCCTAAATTGGATTCAAAGGAACTTCCTGAAGAGCCACCAGAACTGTAGTTAGCAAGATTAGTTATGCAGTAAGGCTCTACAACCATTTGGAGAACGCCAGATGTGTTTATTGAAGGTGTACCGTTATCATCGGCGTAACCCGGCAGGTCTTTGCGGCCAATGCCGGAGGGGGCTTTTTCGGCTGGAATTAAGTGACCGTTATTGAACGAAAAATTCAGAATTGCGTTTGCATCAGCTGCATCAAGAATTTGCTGGTCACCAACCGAAAAGAGTTTTAATCCACCCGGAGCATTTAAATATGCCCATTTTCCGCATTTACTGCATTTATAAAAATCCGAATGTGCAGCAAGAAGTCTGCGCTCCTGTTTTGTAACAGAGCCACCACAGGCAGGGCAAACGATGGCGTTATCAGCGAAAGCCGCAAAAGGCATCATTGACAAAACCAAAAATACAGTTAAAATTATAGATACAAGACGCTTTTTCATAGACACCACCGAAAGGAGAAGTTGTGAATGACGGAACAGAACAGAGAACGGCTAAAGATTGTAATATGGGTAGTTTTGGGAATGTTGGGAACAATGATTTTCTGGCCTGTTGGACTTATCGCCAACATAAGCCTGATTGCATGGCTACTATTTAAAATCTTCCACTAAACCCGCCGCCGCTGGCGGCTTTTTTATTTTCTGGGAATGTAGAACGCTTGCGCGTACAGTTGCGAAAGTCTACCGCAAGCAATCCGGGAACAGAAACGGCGAATTGCAATAAGACGATAGTTTTTAATCATATATAAAACCTCGGAGGGTAGAAACAAAAAAATGCGGGAGCGGGTAAAACCCGCCCCCGCAGGGCCATTAGCCGCGAGCGACATTCATGAGAGAACGGAAAATGCCGATGCCAACAGGCACCAGACTTGCCGCCAGACAGAACAGCAGGATGGGCTGACCGGTAATCTGGGTGATGATGTTACCGGACAGGGTAAACACATCACTCATAGCAGTGATAACAGCGTCCACAGCGGTCTTTGCAACCTCAACACCATCACCAGCGAGAAGAACAGTGTTCATAAAGTTGCTACTCCTTTCTTCAAAAATTATATGTAATCGCAGCTTGAGGGGCTTGCGTTACAACTTGTAATCATGAGGAACAATTTCGACTTTAATTGACTTGTCCTCAAAAACAGAAACGAGCAAAGAATAGTTGGCAGCGAGACGGCCAAACAGCATATTCATATCTTGCTTCATGTTGAAAAGCTGTGCAGCGGTATTGCGTTCTCCGACAAACTTTTGAACTTGAATATAGCCGTCAATCTGGTTATAGTCGATAAGTGATTTTTGCGTGATACGCATATTGCACCTCAAAAGGGTAAATCTTCTACAACTTCTTTAAAGGGGCGAACCTCGCAGATATTGTAGTATTCATGCTTTAGGCGAAAGAGGCACCCTGCACAGCGCGTGTAGACCTGCGGTATATGTAGGTAATGTACGATATCCAGCAGTTCAAAGCGGAACGGTGTAGGAATGTTCTTCTTTTTGTAGCTGTCGTACACACAATACTGTTTGCCCATCTTGCAATCTAGTGTTGCGTTCGGACAGTCGTTGCAGTAATAGCAGGGGCAAGGGCGGACGTGGGTAACGCCGTCTATAACCTCGAAAGGCTGATGGCAAGCGTCAATCCAAATCGACATAATCCGCACGACCTTTCACGGTTTCCTGCCAAATGTCTTTCCAGAGGTTGTAGTTTTTGCGGAATGTAGACCAACAGCCGTTATCATATGCCCAGCGTGCCAACTCCTTGACGGAGTGGCACTTCGGCATATCGAACATAGTGGCAACCTGCTCTTCCTCGCTCACGCCCTCATTTTGTGCGGGCGGGTCGAAGTCGTGCAAGCCTACTATGTCGGGGTCGTACTTGTATTTATCATCTTCGTTTTCATGCCAGAGATACACATAGGATTTATAGAGATTGAAGCATCTGCGAATTGCCGTGTTGCTCACACTACAAAAGGCTTTGTTTCGCAGTTCCTTCGCAACGCCGCTTGCATAGCGTTGATTTTTGAAGCGTACCACAAAATGAACGTGGGGCTTTTTGAGGTCTCCCACATTCCACGGCGGGCAATCGCCGCCGTGGTCTTTTGCGTACTCTTTCAAGTCATCGGCATCGTAGGTATCTTTATCGTGCAAAGCCCATGCGCACGACCAGTGTTCTTTTACATAGTCGATTGCATATTGCTGGCTTTCGGGGTATAGCGTGAAAATGAATTGATAAGCTTTTGGGGAGTCTGCCACTTTAACCACCTCTGTTTTCGTTTTGGCTTGGCTTTTGGCTCTCCACGGACGTAGCGCCGTGGAGAGCCAAACCGACGTTCACAGTTTGGCGGTTATGGTGGGGGTCGTGGTGGTGGCGGGTGCATCTCCATAGGGCTGTACCTCGTTACTCCACGACCTCGAAATCCTTGAGGATGTAATTCTCGTAGACTTTCAGAACCTCAAAATCAAGTTTGCGGTTCAGAATGTCAGTTTCCTTGCCGCCGCACTCGGCGACCAGCTGGGCGTAAATGTCGGGAGTGGCACGAACCTGCAACACCTCAACGCCGCCGACGTTCTCACGGTTTTTCTTCACGCAATGCAGACGGAAAAAATTGTAATTTTTGACCTGTCCGGCATCTTTGCCAGACTTAGCGGTAAAAGAACCTTCGCGGTGTTCGGTTGCCAATACAGTGTACTTCATTTTGTAGACCTCCCTTTTTTACTTTAGAGACTGCTTTTCTTATGTCTCTGTGTATTTAAATCACCTCGGTTAGGTGATGCGTTTAGTCTACAACGGAACTTCTTCAAAAAACTTTCAGAAAACCTCTTGACAATCTTGAGGAATTGATATATAATATACAAGCTGTCACGGAGACGCGACAGCACAGCAGGACCTTGAAAATTGAACAAAACTGAAACTTGTGGAACCTTGATCGTGGGTTTGGAAACCCACGTTAATCAATTCCAAATTTACAAGTAATTCATACAGGACGCAAGCGATTGTGTCTGAGTGATTACAGAGATTTAACGCTTTTAAATGGCGATTAAATACCATTTATAAAGAGTTTGATCCTGGCTCAGGACGAACGCTGGCGGCGCGCCTAACACATGCAAGTCGAACGGAGTTAAGAGGAGCTTGCTTTTCTTGACTTAGTGGCGAACGGGTGAGTAACGCGTGAGTAACCTGCCCTGGAGTGGGGGACAACAGTTGGAAACGACTGCTAATACCGCATAAGCCCACGGATCCGCATGGATCTGCGGGAAAAGGATTTATTCGCTTCAGGATGGACTCGCGTCCAATTAGCTAGTTGGTGAGGTAACGGCCCACCAAGGCGACGATTGGTAGCCGGACTGAGAGGTTGAACGGCCACATTGGGACTGAGACACGGCCCAGACTCCTACGGGAGGCAGCAGTGGGGGATATTGCACAATGGGGGAAACCCTGATGCAGCGACGCCGCGTGGAGGAAGAAGGTTTTCGGATTGTAAACTCCTGTCGTTAGGGACGATAATGACGGTACCTAACAAGAAAGCACCGGCTAACTACGTGCCAGCAGCCGCGGTAAAACGTAGGGTGCAAGCGTTGTCCGGAATTACTGGGTGTAAAGGGAGCGCAGGCGGACCGGCAAGTTGGAAGTGAAAACTATGGGCTCAACCCATAAATTGCTTTCAAAACTGCTGGCCTTGAGTAGTGCAGAGGTAGGTGGAATTCCCGGTGTAGCGGTGGAATGCGTAGATATCGGGAGGAACACCAGTGGCGAAGGCGACCTACTGGGCACCAACTGACGCTGAGGCTCGAAAGCATGGGTAGCAAACAGGATTAGATACCCTGGTAGTCCATGCCGTAAACGATGATTACTAGGTGTTGGAGGATTGACCCCTTCAGTGCCGCAGTTAACACAATAAGTAATCCACCTGGGGAGTACGACCGCAAGGTTGAAACTCAAAGGAATTGACGGGGGCCCGCACAAGCAGTGGAGTATGTGGTTTAATTCGAAGCAACGCGAAGAACCT
Protein-coding sequences here:
- a CDS encoding replication protein, which codes for MVKVADSPKAYQFIFTLYPESQQYAIDYVKEHWSCAWALHDKDTYDADDLKEYAKDHGGDCPPWNVGDLKKPHVHFVVRFKNQRYASGVAKELRNKAFCSVSNTAIRRCFNLYKSYVYLWHENEDDKYKYDPDIVGLHDFDPPAQNEGVSEEEQVATMFDMPKCHSVKELARWAYDNGCWSTFRKNYNLWKDIWQETVKGRADYVDLD